Proteins found in one Lycium ferocissimum isolate CSIRO_LF1 chromosome 6, AGI_CSIRO_Lferr_CH_V1, whole genome shotgun sequence genomic segment:
- the LOC132059116 gene encoding LOW QUALITY PROTEIN: vetispiradiene synthase 3-like (The sequence of the model RefSeq protein was modified relative to this genomic sequence to represent the inferred CDS: inserted 1 base in 1 codon; deleted 1 base in 1 codon), whose translation MASAAVVNHEEEIVRPVANFSPSLWGDRFHSFSIDNQVAQKYAHEIEALKEETRSMLLAAGRNLAETLNLIDIIERLGIAYHFEKEIDEILDQIYHKNTIFEGDEYNDLSTFALQFRLLRQHGYNISPKIFSKFQDGNGKFKESLASDELGLLSMYEASHVRTHGEDILEDALAFSTIRLESAAPQLKSPLREQVEHALEQSLHKGIPRVETRFFISSIYEKEESKNDVLLRFAKLDFNLLQMLHKQELAEVSRWWKDLDFVTTLPYARDRAVECYFWTVGVYFEPQYSQARVMLAKTIAMISIVDDTFDAYGIVKELDTYTDAIQRWNISEIDRLPDYMKISYKALLDLYDDYEKELSKDGRSHVVYYAKERMKEIVRNYNVEAKWFIEGYLPPVSEYLNNALATSTYYLLTTTSYLGVKSATKQDFEWLEKNPQILEANVTLCRVIDDIATYEVEKSRGQVATGIECYMRDYGVSTEEAMAAFQEMAEIAWKDVNEGILRPTPVYAXILTRILNLARIIDVTYKHNQDGYTHPEKVLKPHIIALLVDSIEI comes from the exons ATGGCCTCTGCTGCAGTTGTGAACCATGAGGAAGAGATTGTTCGCCCCGTCGCCAACTTCTCTCCAAGTTTATGGGGTGATCGTTTCCATTCTTTCTCCATTGACAATCAG GTTGCACAAAAGTATGCTCATGAGATTGAAGCATTGAAGGAAGAAACAAGGAGTATGTTGTTAGCTGCTGGACGGAATTTGGCTGAGACATTGAATTTGATTGACATTATCGAACGTCTTGGCATAGCCTACCACTTTGAGAAAGAAATTGATGAGATTTTGGATCAGATTTACCACAAAAATACAATTTTTGAGGGTGATGAATATAATGATTTATCCACTTTTGCCCTTCAATTTCGATTACTC AGGCAACACGGTTACAACATCTCTCCTA AAATTTTCAGCAAATTCCAAGATGGAAATGGAAAATTCAAGGAGTCTCTTGCTAGTGATGAATTAGGATTATTGAGCATGTATGAAGCTTCACATGTAAGGACTCATGGTGAAGATATTTTAGAAGATGCACTTGCTTTCTCCACTATTCGGCTTGAGTCTGCAGCTCCACAATTGAAATCTCCACTTAGGGAGCAAGTGGAACATGCCCTTGAGCAATCTTTGCACAAAGGCATTCCTCGAGTTGAGACCCGATTCTTCATCTCATCAATCTACGAGAAGGAGGAATCAAAGAATGATGTGTTGCTTCGATTTGCCAAATTGGATTTTAACTTGCTTCAGATGTTGCACAAACAAGAACTTGCTGAAGTATCAAGGTGGTGGAAAGATTTGGATTTCGTGACAACACTTCCATATGCTAGAGACAGAGCAGTGGAATGCTACTTTTGGACAGTAGGAGTATATTTTGAGCCTCAATATTCTCAAGCTCGAGTCATGCTCGCTAAGACTATAGCGATGATTTCAATTGTGGATGACACCTTTGATGCCTATGGCATAGTCAAAGAACTTGACACATACACGGATGCCATACAAAG GTGGAATATTAGTGAAATTGATCGGCTTCCTGATTACATGAAAATCAGTTATAAAGCTCTCTTAGACCTTTACGACGATTATGAGAAGGAACTGTCCAAAGATGGAAGATCTCATGTTGTCTACTATGCAAAAGAAAGG ATGAAAGAAATTGTGAGGAATTACAATGTTGAAGCAAAATGGTTTATTGAAGGATATTTGCCACCTGTTTCTGAGTACCTCAACAATGCACTAGCAACTAGCACTTATTACTTGCTCACTACAACATCATATTTGGGCGTGAAGTCTGCAACCAAGCAAGATTTTGAGTGGTTGGAGAAGAATCCTCAAATTCTTGAAGCTAATGTTACATTATGTCGAGTTATTGATGACATAGCCACATATGAG GTTGAGAAAAGTAGAGGTCAAGTTGCAACAGGAATTGAGTGCTACATGAGAGATTATGGTGTATCAACGGAAGAGGCAATGGCTGCATTTCAAGAAATGGCTGAGATAGCATGGAAGGATGTGAATGAAGGAATTCTTAGGCCCACTCCCGTTTACG AGATTTTAACTCGTATTCTCAATCTTGCTCGCATTATTGACGTCACATATAAGCACAATCAAGATGGATACACTCATCCGGAGAAAGTCTTAAAACCACACATTATTGCCTTACTTGTGGACTCCATCGAAATTTGA
- the LOC132059115 gene encoding vetispiradiene synthase 3-like, which yields MASEVVNHIVKHEQEEDIVRPVANFSPSLWGDRFHTFSIDNQVAQKYAQEIEALKEETGSMLLATGRKLVETLNLIDIIERLGIAYHFEKQIDDMLEQIYHKNTNFEGDDYNDLCTFALQFRLLRQHGYNISPKIFSKFQGANGKFKESLASDVLGLLSLYEASHVRTHAEDILEDALAFSTTHLESATPHLESPLREQVAHALEQSLHKGIPRVETRFFISSIYEEESKNDVLLRFAKLDFNLLQMLHKQELAEVSRWWKDLDFVTTLPYARDRVVECYFWTVGVYFEPQYSQARIMLAKTIAMISIVDDTFDAYGVVKELDTYTDAIQRWDINEIDRLPDYMKISYEALLDLYEGYEKELSSDGRSHVVYHAKERMKEIARNYNVEAKWFIEGYMPPVSEYLSNALATSTYYLLTTTSYLGMKSATEQDFEWLSKNPQILEANVTLCRVIDDIATYEVEKSRGQIVTGIECYMRDYGVSTEEAMAKFHEMAETAWKDVNEGILRPTPVSTEILTRILNLARIIDVTYKNNQDGYTHPEKVLKPHIIALLVDSIEI from the exons ATGGCCTCAGAAGTTGTCAATCATATTGTGAAGCATGAACAAGAAGAAGATATTGTTCGCCCTGTCGCTAACTTCTCTCCTAGTCTATGGGGTGATCGTTTCCATACTTTTTCCATCGACAATCAG GTTGCACAAAAGTATGCTCAAGAGATTGAAGCATTGAAGGAAGAAACAGGGAGTATGTTGTTAGCTACTGGACGGAAATTGGTCGAGACATTGAATTTGATTGACATTATTGAACGCCTTGGCATAGCATACCACTTTGAGAAACAAATTGATGACATGTTGGAACAAATTTACCACAAAAATACTAACTTTGAGGGTGATGACTATAATGATTTGTGCACTTTTGCACTTCAATTTCGATTGCTCAGGCAACATGGTTACAACATCTCTCCTA AAATTTTCAGCAAATTTCAAGGTGCTAATGGAAAATTCAAGGAGTCGCTTGCTAGTGATGTCTTAGGATTATTGAGCTTGTATGAAGCTTCACATGTAAGGACTCATGCTGAAGATATCTTAGAAGATGCACTCGCTTTCTCCACTACTCATCTTGAGTCTGCAACTCCACATTTGGAATCTCCACTTAGGGAGCAAGTGGCACACGCCCTTGAGCAATCTTTGCACAAGGGCATTCCTCGAGTTGAGACCCGATTTTTCATCTCATCAATCTACGAGGAGGAATCAAAGAACGATGTGTTACTTCGATTTGCAAAATTGGATTTCAACTTGCTCCAAATGTTGCACAAACAAGAACTTGCTGAAGTATCAAG ATGGTGGAAAGATTTAGATTTCGTGACAACACTTCCATATGCTAGAGATAGAGTAGTGGAATGCTACTTTTGGACAGTAGGAGTATACTTTGAGCCTCAATATTCTCAAGCTCGCATCATGCTTGCTAAGACCATAGCAATGATTTCAATTGTAGATGACACCTTTGATGCTTATGGTGTAGTTAAAGAACTTGACACATACACAGATGCCATACAAAG ATGGGATATCAACGAAATTGATCGGCTCCCTGATTACATGAAAATCAGTTATGAAGCTCTTCTAGATCTGTACGAGGGTTATGAAAAGGAATTGTCTAGCGATGGAAGATCTCATGTTGTCTATCATGCAAAAGAAAGG ATGAAAGAAATAGCGAGGAACTATAATGTCGAAGCCAAATGGTTTATTGAAGGATATATGCCACCTGTTTCTGAATACCTGAGCAATGCTCTAGCAACTAGCACTTACTACTTGCTCACTACAACATCTTATTTGGGCATGAAGTCTGCCACGGAGCAGGATTTCGAATGGTTGTCAAAGAATCCTCAAATTCTTGAAGCTAATGTGACATTATGCCGAGTTATTGATGACATAGCCACATACGAG GTTGAGAAAAGTAGGGGACAAATTGTAACAGGAATTGAGTGCTACATGAGAGATTATGGTGTATCAACGGAAGAGGCAATGgctaaatttcatgaaatggctgAGACAGCATGGAAGGATGTTAATGAAGGAATTCTGAGGCCAACTCCTGTCTCTACGGAGATTTTAACCCGTATTCTCAATCTTGCACGTATTATTGACGTTACATATAAAAACAATCAAGACGGATACACTCATCCTGAGAAAGTCCTAAAACCTCACATTATTGCGCTGCTTGTGGACTCCATTGAAATTTAA
- the LOC132059118 gene encoding acyl-CoA-binding domain-containing protein 4 — protein MGSDGQNWYLDLTYDQWVPLSVSGPRPAARYKHAAATVDGKLYIIGGSRNGRYLSDIQVFDLKSLTWSTIKLNSGVLPATSGHSMIMWENKLLFLAGHSKDVSDTVTVRFIDLQSYECGVIETFGKLPVARGGQSVTLFGSKLIMFGGEDRHRRLLNDVSVLDLDTMSWSNVETTQTSPAPRFDHTAALHADRYLLILGGCSHSIFFNDLHVLDLETMEWSQPQLQGELVSPRAGHAGVTLGDNWYIVGGGDNRSGVPETLVLNMSKLVVSVLATVKGRDPLASEGLSVSSASLDGEKFLVAFGGYNGKYNNEVYVMRPKPRDVLHPKILQSPAAEAAAASVRAAYALTKPEKLDLPEREDSNFKEVHVDSAQHNLSVEISALGEQKKVLESSIADVRAENANLRTNLDDVNATHADLSKELQSVQGQLISERSRCAKLEAQIGELQKMLESMKSIEEEVQALRREKSELERDMERASSVQKQGSGGWKWITG, from the exons ATGGGATCTGATGGTCAAAATTGGTATTTGGATTTAACCTATGATCAATGGGTTCCTTTGTCTGTCTCTGGTCCGAGACCAGCTGCGCGCTACAAG CATGCAGCTGCCACAGTTGATGGAAAATTATATATCATTGGTGGAAGTCGTAATGGACGATACCTGTCTGACATTCAG GTCTTTGATCTGAAAAGTTTGACATGGTCCACTATAAAGTTGAATTCTGGAGTTCTTCCAGCTACCTCTGGCCACAGTATG ATTATGTGGGAAAATAAACTTCTATTTCTTGCTGGTCACTCAAAGGATGTTTCTGACACAGTAACAG TTCGGTTCATTGATCTTCAATCATATGAATGTGGTGTTATAGAGACCTTTGGAAAACTTCCG GTAGCTCGAGGTGGGCAATCGGTTACCCTTTTTGGATCTAAACTCATAATGTTCGGTGGAGAAGACCGGCATAGGCGTCTGCTAAATGATGTTAGTGTTCTTGATCTAGACACAATGAGTTGGAGTAATGTTGAGACCAC GCAGACATCCCCAGCTCCCAGGTTCGATCATACAGCTGCACTCCATGCTGACCGCTACCTTCTGATTCTGGGTGGATGTTctcattcaatttttttcaacgATCTTCATGTCCTTGACTTGGAAACG ATGGAATGGTCTCAACCACAGCTTCAGGGGGAGCTGGTTAGTCCAAGAGCTGGTCATGCTGGTGTCACTCTAGGTGACAACTGGTATATTGTTGGTGGTGGAGATAACAGAAGCG GTGTGCCAGAAACTCTCGTGTTAAATATGTCGAAGCTTGTAGTGTCTGTATTAGCAACTGTAAAGGGGAGAGATCCACTCGCGAGTGAG GGACTGAGTGTTTCTTCAGCATCACTTGATGGTGAGAAATTCTTGGTTGCTTTTGGTGGCTACAACGGGAAGTACAATAACGAG GTATATGTTATGAGGCCTAAACCAAGGGATGTATTACATCCTAAGATACTTCAATCACCGGCAGCCGAAGCAGCAGCAGCTTCTGTCAGAGCTGCATATGCCTTAACTAAACCAGAGAAGTTAGACTTGCCCGAGAGAGAAGATTCCAATTTTAAGGAAGTCCATGTTGATAGCGCCCAGCATAATCTTTCGGTGGAAATTAGTGCACTTGGAGAACAAAAAAAGGTGTTGGAGTCATCAATTGCAGATGTCAGAGCAGAAAATGCTAATCTCAGGACTAATCTTGATGATGTCAATGCCACTCATGCTGACTTGTCTAAG GAGCTTCAGTCAGTTCAAGGTCAACTTATATCTGAGAGATCAAGATGTGCTAAACTGGAG GCACAAATAGGAGAGCTACAGAAGATGCTAGAGTCTATGAAGTCTATAGAGGAGGAAGTTCAAGCTCTACGAAGGGAGAAATCTGAATTGGAACGTGACATGGAGCGTGCTTCATCTGTCCAGAAACAGGGCTCGGGCGGTTGGAAGTGGATTACTGGATAA